The Engystomops pustulosus chromosome 7, aEngPut4.maternal, whole genome shotgun sequence DNA window ttttttttttcagaaacgaACGGGCCTTTATTTGTAATTATAAAGAGCATTGGTTTACTGTACGGAAGTTGGGTAAGCAGGTACGTCactatataaaagtaaataatgtaCAGAAAATATTATGGAGTATAATGGTAGTATAAATTTTGTCCATAAAACTATTTAATTATGAAATAAAAATAGAAGTCACTTGTCCATGTATGTAACAATAACAGCTGATATGAGAACCTTCTGAACCAAACCCTAGCTATTTACATGCCATTACTTGCAGGTCCCACTGTAATGAGTAGGGTTTCCTAATACATCTGCATATATCTGTGGGTAGCTGTAGAGCCAAGGATGCAGATCAGATAAAGTTTATGATAATGATTGCAGGTCAGCGGATGGTGCTAATCTCTAGGTACAATTACCCATATATGTACACATAAGAAATATCTGATTTGTGATTATATTGTGGTGCCTGCAAACTAATTAACACCttacaaaggattttttgtgcagaaaCTGCAGAAAGATAGACACAGGACACTTCTATTTACAACATGCTGTAAAAGAAACCTCCATCAATGCTTCCGACTGAAAAAATAAAAGGCATGCCATTCTCGCACCAGCCTGCACAAAAATTAGCCTTAAAAAGAACCtaccatgcaaattaacccacccaaaaagcattgcctttatcactaaatggttcctttctttggccgcaatgttaaaaaattcagtttgtaaacttaaaaACAAATTGCCTGATGTAAATCAGTCCAATATAGCCCTGTATATTCCTGGGTTACTTTCATTGTCCCTCTTccgtgttcctgattgacagatcTTGGGCTGTATTCACACGACCTCAAGCTTGTGGCCATGGTAATGGGCGCACGGAGCAATATGGTGTGGCACTTTCCCCGTGTTATAGCGTTGTGCGCCaagcatcgctatggagaggagtcaccactcctcctctccaccgTCGCGAACGTTTGCGCTGCCGAGCATACGTTCGTGTCAATGTAGCCTTactgctacagaacatgctgctATGTGAAACGatgagagagagagctctgttacatcattaacCACTTCTTGTCATCTGACCAGGGTGACGTCATTTAAGGTCCTTTTACATTTCCACAGTATGCCCCATGTATGGATATGATTACATAAAATCCCAACAGCCTTTATGGAAGTAAGGGGAAGAGTAAgaatccatggaggcatgctgttatCATGCTGTGATACTGCCATGTTATCAGATACGGTACATACAAGGGGTagactgggtaaaggaccttagatgacatcccctggtcacatgacaagctGAGAAAAGGCATGGGACACGATGAGGTGCAGATGTGAGGAGCTGGCAGGGCACGACCCCTCTAATACCAGGTAATAAAacctaaagttgatttatggggatgtgagggaaactatttttagctaaaagtaggGTGTCAGTTAGGTAATAgggctttataggaacctgtcactggctgtatttgtgaaaatctggggacaggttccctttaataaattttcTAAACATGCCCAAATATAGTCCCTGGGTGAGATTTGTCAATACTATTGCTTCCTGTATCTCTCTGATATTCATTAAGAGTTGTACCCCTCTTCATGAAATTTCTGCTCCAGAATCTAGCAGCTGGCATACATTCAAGATTTCATTTTGCTACTTTTATAGCTAAATTATCATGAATTTTTCGGTCCACTGGAGGGTACTCCCCCGCCCCTTTTTTTTGCCCCAACAAGCCCACTCTGTAAAGTGCCTTGAGGGGTACAAATGTGACAAAATTCATATGCAATAAACTTTTGTGATACAATTTAAACTCAAAATTGGACTAAAATATATGCTAGATGCCCcatagtattattattaatttcaatactttttacttttttatttttgcagtgGTTTAACTTGAATTCATTGCTAACAGGTCCCGAGCTGATATCAGACACTTACCTTGCACTCTTCTTAGCTCAGTTGCAACAGGAAGgtaatttttcatgtttttatttcTCTGTTTCACATTAAAtgaattctttttttattgatttgtgtAAAACCCACCATACACCAAGCAATTCAGTCTAATTCCAGTCTTTTCCCAAATCCTAAGTTAATTGCCTCCTTTGCTGCAAGCTGTCAGTGGTCCCTGTTGCGTGCTGGTTAGAAACTGGGAAGATGGCGGGATGTCTTATAGGTTCCAGTATTCAGTACCACAACCTTTTGCTGATGCTCTGTTTCACTTCTTTGCTTTAGAAAACGGTAtctgtcttttttattttacatctgTCAGCCTATCGATCCATTGCACCATGTGGTGCTATATAAACAGAAGCTTTATTCCACTGCGCGAGGACATGACTTGTGGGATGAATTGCTTACACTCATTGCCAACCCTTTTCTAGGCTACTCCATATTTGTGGTAAAGGGAGATCTTCCTGACTGTGAAGCTGACCAGATCCTACAGATGATTCAAGTCCAGCAAATGCAGCGGCCACGGCTCATAGGAGAGGATGCAGCACTAAGGGACCAAAGGTAGTGCAGGCTGTATCCAACCAGAGCAGAAGTGTAGTTACAGGGCAGCACTTCTCAGCTCTGGAGGTGGCATGCATGCCAACAGTAACCCACTGGCTGCCTGGGTATAACATGGCGATATAAAACATTACTTGCTATAGATTGCACAGTCTATAATCTTTTAGGGATATTATTAGCCTACCCTGACTTTTGGGTCGCAGGTGTCATTGCCCATTTTTAAGTATTTAGCATATGGAGTTTTGGAGTTGAAGGGCACTGATGAAATAACCTGTAATTCTTGTCTAGTTCACAGAGACGTGGTCCTGACATGGAGGGATCTCAGTTGTACGATGAGTCGCCTATGATGGATGAGGATGAAGAGAACCTACGGAAGGCTCTTGCTCTAAGCAGGCAACAAATagacatggaggatgaggaggcagaTCTCCGTAGAGCAATACAACTTAGCATGCAAGGTACTTTACAGTGATGCAACTTTATGATGGAGTGATTCATTTCCTCAATTCTTCAATTTCTCTGctttttacaagtgaaatgtattGAGGTGTGAAAAAAGTGCCAATAGTACTAGTTATTGCACTGCTCAGGTAAGAGTGGATGTTAGCGAACACCTGTGATTGGGCCGGCAGATGTTGGTGAAGCAATGCGTGTCACCATAGTGGATTACATAAGCTCCCCCAATGTGGTCTCCTTGGGTGTGACAATCAGTTATTATGACAGTTGGCATCTTCTCTGAGGCTCCCATGGCTGTCATTGTATGATCTGTATTACACAGGGTAAGACTCCTGAGGCTGGTTAAACACCATAGGGAGACTAAAaagtgtaaaaagtaaaaaactaaaaatgttaatggaaatctaccattaaaatcaggcATAATAACCCAGGGGCACTTTTCCATAGGtcctggcaccgtgactgtggtaatcttcctatatttgttattcatggccttagggtgatgccacatctTAGCGATTTGAATCCATTTTGTAACGGAATCAAAGCGCAATGGGGTGGCCCGCaaagcacccagtgtcttgcatttacacaatacaaggcACCAGTTGCTGATTGCCGATCGCATTCGTTTGCattgaaatgcatatgcgatcggccatgGGCCGCCCCAGTGCACTTTGATTCTGTTACATCACCCTTAttgcttttaaaatcaacttttatataaTTTATGTTAATGATTGGCTAGCCTGATGGGGTACCCTAGCCCtaactttacaggctgttactgtgtctcaccctccccttgcTCCCccgggataacaaatataagattaccagagtcacagtgtCTAAGAATAAGTGttgctggtttatcatgatggattagatggtagatttcctgtttataaaaaaataacccCCTCCCTAGAACACAAACAAAAATAACTAATTCATAAACCTGTTAGGTATCCCATGTACCAAAATGCCCAATGTCCTAGCTTTGAGAAGAATATCATCACAACAATTTCTAAGGCTTTTGTTGATGATTATGTGTATGGGGACCAGTCATTACTACCCAGACTAGCCCCCCACCCCATCCATTATCCTAGGTTTGTGTTTACTTGCAGGAGGACATCGAACTGAACTTACAGAAACATCACCACCCAGTGTGCCACAAACATCAGGGACCTCTAAAAAAGAATCACTTACACAGGAAGAACTGCGCCAAAGAAGACAGATGTATTTTGAAAAGTAACAATTCACATTCATTTTATATTGCATGAATCTGCCTTCAGTGCAGTTTTATATAAAGAACATTATTATTGCAGTTTTaagattgttattattttttttaatagacaacAGCAGGTAAAACATGAACAGTGCTGTGATGGAAACAATGCAACAACAGATTCTGTAAATGCGGAAGCAGGTAACTAGTATGTTTTTGACAAGGTTTTATAAGCTGTCTCTatgttctcagtgatgtcactgctgctctctagtgaatggataggctgtattctcactgatgtcactgctgctctctagtgaatggataggctggattctcagtgatggcactgctgctctctagtgaatggataggctggattctcagtgatggcactgctgctctctagtgatggataggctgaatgctgagtgatgtcactgctgctctctagtgaatggataggctgtattctcagtgatgtcactgctgctctctagtgatggataggctggattctcagtgatggcactgctgctctctagtgaatggataggctgaatgctgagtgatgtcactgctgctctctagtgaatggataggctgtattctcagtgatgtcactgctgctctctagtgatggataggctgtattctcagtaatggcactgctgctctctagtgaatggataggttgtattctcagtgatgtcactgctacactctagtgatggataggctgtattctcagtgatgtcactgctgctctctagtgaatggataggctggattctcagtgatggcactgctgctctctagtgaatggataggctgaatgctgagtgatgtcactgctgctctctagtgaatggataggctgtattctcagtgatgtcactgctgctctctagtgatggataggctgtattctcagtaatggcactgctgctctctagtgaatggataggttgtattctcagtgatgtcactgctacactctagtgatggataggctgtattctcagtgatggcactgctgttctctagtgatggataggctgtattctcagtgatgtcactgctgctctctagtgaatggataggctggacTGTAGGCAATGtctactgctgctctctagtgtatATAGGATGCATTCTTGGTGATTTACCCACTGTCCTCTATTTAATGGAAAGGATGAATAattactttttatgtttttactattttgtattcttttgttactgtttatttttactattatgtaACGTGGTACAGGAAAATTCATTTTAACTTTCCTGCAGATTCTGGAATGAGTGAAGAAGACATGCTTAAagcagcaatgaaaatgtcactgGATACAGGCGGGACCAAGTCAGCTCAACAGGATAAATGACCACTGGGCGCCGGCCTGTCCACTGTAAACTGTTCTGTGTGACCCGTCACAGTTGCCATGCAGAGAGCAAGGATGTACATATTGAATATATTGTCTGGACAGGCGTCAGCACTGGATTTATTTTGATTCTTTTATGAATGTCTTTTTAAACATGTCCTTGTGTGTACATTATTCTTCTCTTTACACTACCGGAGCAGTGTCAGATCATGCAGCCTCTTTCTTCTGTTCATTTTACACATTTATTCAGAAAATCTAATTATCGCATGACCAAAGCACAAGCCAGCCACTAAATATTCCCCATATCTGGAAAATTTGGTCCTTAAAGGGCTTCATCAAACAGGACTGAGTGAAGCTTCTTTTGTATAAGCTGTTCCCAGTCTCTCCCTGCTCTAGCTACAGGGGCACATTGGGGCTGAGGCAGGGGCATATGTACTGACCCACCAACCATATCAGTTGCTGAACAGTGAGTATAGAAACATGTACCTATACCCAATTTTTATAACCTGTTACACATGTACTTAACCAATTATACACCATGTGCTCCCATTCACCACAGTCCATGCACTAACCTGAAGTAATGGCCATAATAAAACTATCATATTGTAAGTCTTACTTTGCAGTCAGGATGTAATTGATATTTTGCTGTTATTGTACATTCTCCATGTTACTTTgttttttgcattgctttatggcTGATTATTATTTCAGACTCTGATCGTATGGTAACAAGTTTATTACATCAACCACTCATTGGCCTTGTTAATTTTGTGTCTATGGCTTCTGTAAATTATATGTCCCATCTCTATCAGGACCATGTGCTCACAAGAGGGGGTCCTCTCCCTGGTTATGGTGCTCTATCCCTACCACAAACACATTGCTTGTAgagattttgttttgttttatgggtttttttgtgttctcTTGCAAAGCACTCTACATAAAATAAAGAGCTAATTTTATCTTTTTAGTAATATGTGATGGTATATTTTGGAGATAAACCTGGTAGGATTTATCACGTGCTTACTTCGTACAGGATTGTTGTATGACAATGATGGCTGTTCCCACAGAAATGAACCTTTACCCAGTTACCTACACAAATGTATTAATAAGTTACCGGTGTGAGAATATAATGATATGTTTGTgtgagattttcatttttttaggtATTTAAAACACAATTATACAAAATCTAGCGGCCGCATGGAACGGATGCACATCCGAGTGGCTCTTGGCATCTTTGCTATATCTAATGTCATCCAGCCACTATAAAGCCCCATATTACAACTGATGTCCGCGTGTACACTGTGGTGCCTGCTCTGATGTGTCAAATGTGCCGAGTTAGGCCCATGGGCTTGTTGTCTGACGATCCCCTGGGGGTTCTCTGATAATCTCTGTCTGCCTCTGCATTAGTTCCTCCCAGTTGACACACTGATCCGGTGCCGGCTGCTGACCGGGGCCTGCTTGTTGCCTGGAGACACGGCCTCGATTTCAGTGCACATCCGGCACTGGTATTGGCAGCCGATTTGGAGCCTCAGATGTCAGCCTGCTGAGGTACTTCCCCCAGctctgcaatccctccagcaatgTTTAACTCCTTCTGCAGCGTTGTAGCACATTCTGGGGCACAGATTATACAAGTGGTCGGCCCTCTGtaactcctcctggcactatctGCACTCCTCTAAGTCCTGCCGGGGGCTACTGCAGTGTGCTTCTTCTATTTGCCTGGACTATTGTGCTGAAGCCCTGGACCGCTTATAATATACACGAGGTCAGTGGGCCCAGGGCACCTATCACCAATTTCAGCCACTcaactcactggggcagatttacttacctgtccctctaCAAACCCCGAGGTGCCttccccgactccaatgcacagctgccgcgattcactaccaaCGTGCgcagatatcctgcatctgtcgcttccctgctcaggtccgccgcagttcaccttcttcttcccggtgcatgtaaatgcttggcttgctacacaatttaaatgttaaatcccgcggtttgtccgaatccgtcactCATCCAACGGCCTGTTCCCCCCCTCCCTGTTTtcatgtcgcatgaaagccggcgccgatgcgccaaaattcgatcgcatgtgacacaatctccAGCGTGATccctgcgggacccttagtaaatgagccccagtgtctctggGCTACCAATGCACCACCACCAGGTTGGAAAGCCCAGACTAACCAGTGCCCCAGAAAACTGCAGTCCTCCATTATTCCTTCTCAACCTGCTGGCCAATAACACAGCACACCAGTATTATCTGCCTCCATCCACATACTGAAGCCCCAGGCCTCTGATACTCAAACATCATGTCAGCAGGCTTGGGGTTCTTATCACTAACTTCAGACACCTCCTGTACCTTATACATCATCTCTGGGTCCCCAATACTCCACCACCAGGTTGGAGGACTGACCTGCATCCCACTAATTTGATGGGTCATCACCAGGATATGCATGGACGCTCCTAAAAGCACCATTCTGCACTCTTGATTTTACTATTATCTCTTTATACACATACTGCATCACATGCCTGGATCACAAGCCAGACGCTCCTCCAGGAGTGGAGCGACAAAGAACATGCACACGCCCAGCCTCCCACAATGGTGCTGCTGGAGCCTCTGCCTCACATGGCCCCTGCCCTCGCCAGCCTACCTCCCTGCTGGCTTCTGAAGAAACTGCCAAGGAAACCTCTCTGAGGGTCTACAACCTCCTTGTTGACCAAAATAGAGGAGGTAAAGTTTGGCTTTTACAGCACGACATGCATTAGCTGTGTGCTAGGGTGAGTGAGGCCAAAGACTAAATCTCTTATCTGGAGGATACTTCGGCTCATGGTCCTAATAAGTTTTGTTCACTAGAAAGAATGAGGtgagcaggcccggcgccagcacccggctaacccgggcaagtgccggggcccacacgggcccccagatcaattgtGGCAGTGTCGGGCGTCTCTCATAGCGATCTGTGTCTTCCGGACCACAGATCGCTATGAGAACATTtgcagtcactcactgctttccccggcaggagctgctgcatcagaggctgaaggacctgcgatgacgtcattgtcacatgacctgccggggagagcagtgaccacacagagacctgcatcagtgaggtgagggtggagacatggggggcagtgtgtatacagagggagagggtagcagtgtgtatacagggggaggagggggggcagtgtgtatacagagggagagggtagcagtgtgtatacaggggagagggtagcagtgtgtattcaggagggagagggtagcagtgtgtatacaggagggagagggtagcagtgtgtatacaggagggagagggtagcagtgtgtatacaggagggagagggtagcagtgtgtatacaggaggggggaggatgtGTCCACGCGCGGGAGGGGGGCAGTGCGactactgaagggggggggggcccataaaggggcccactagggctctgtcgcccaggggcccactaaaacctggagccggccctggaggTGAGCACAATCACCTGCGGATTCCACCGAtatctatgaggtaaaagaggccCTGGATATGAAATCGGTCAGAGGGAAGGGGTTCTTTCTTgacgactggaaggggttcgggccgaaGGAGAGGTCTTGAGAGCCCGATGACAACATCCTGGATTATGGTCTTCTACAGTCCAAGAAGGGGAAGCGAAGAAGGGGTACTGTCAGGCGGTAAAGTGGTGAGGCTGTAAAAACAAGGAAGCAGTTGTACTCCAGATCCCCTCTGATACTCAATTACAGCACTATGCTTCCCATCACCCCAggtctctgtatgtatacagagatggaGCGGTGACGTCATGACCACAGCACGCTTCCTCTGCTGCCCGCTCTggtcatgacatcactgctgtgccTCTGTATACATGGGAGACACATCAATGGACTGGAGcacctaaggcagtggtggcaaacctttggcACGGATGAAAGAGGTGGctctcagagccctctttatgggcacccttgccatcacctcaGGGTAGAGTTtgacagacaggactcaagacctcttccagtcccaggcagcccaggaccccagaaggaagctacaatgataatccaaacttcttctttctactgtattggtgtcctcgggtgcctatacaatttaaacatatgaaagagcaggtagtaatgagttactgcttaaaatgtcgcattggcattttgcaaaaaatatgtgggtttgggcactctgtgtctaaaaggtttgccatcacggacctaaggcaacccctttaactataaagggcactgtatatattagtGGCTCAGTAGTTCAGGGTTGGTGGGGCTAGGTTTAGTTACCACATTTAGGTTCTCAGCTGAGCTTGAATTATATTTAGGAATGCAAATCATGCACAGTGGAGAGGATTGTCACCAGGTTGCATGTGCACAGTGTAAAACACGAGTTGCACATTCCTGATCGCAAGTGTGAACACAGCCGGAGGCCACATGCACTAGGTTAAACGCATCCCCAAATGCATAAGTGTTTTGTAAGTAGTAACATGTGTTTtaacattaacccctttgtgactgatTCATTGGTGCCTTAAtcgacatctatcaccagatcaaggattgtagaaCAAACATGcagacataatggtgtgtgcctctctggcaggatctgctcttattttagcttcttatgccctggtttttaagaaaaaaaaaggcctttgaaattatgcaaatgagcctaaggggctcaagGTTGCATTAActccaatggagcctggagcccctcaggctcatttgcttgaTTTCAAAGGCCTTTtgttcttaaaaaccagggcataagaatctaaaataagagcagatcctgccagtgtgGCCCCATGCCAGTAtgttggtgtgcttggtttacaatccttgatctggtgatagatgtcctttaatgtccaggtcaatttttgacgttaTGCTAtgtacttctttaaccccttaatgaccaagcACATGATGatgaaggcctatttttcaaaaccagcatgtgtcactataactt harbors:
- the ATXN3 gene encoding ataxin-3 isoform X1, with protein sequence MEVIFHEKQEGSLCAQHCLNNLLQGEYFSPVELSSIAMQLDEQERMRMAEGGLTTSEYRTFMQQPSGNMDDSGFFSIQVISNALRVWGLELILFNSPEYQTLDIDPINERAFICNYKEHWFTVRKLGKQWFNLNSLLTGPELISDTYLALFLAQLQQEGYSIFVVKGDLPDCEADQILQMIQVQQMQRPRLIGEDAALRDQSSQRRGPDMEGSQLYDESPMMDEDEENLRKALALSRQQIDMEDEEADLRRAIQLSMQGGHRTELTETSPPSVPQTSGTSKKESLTQEELRQRRQMYFEKQQQVKHEQCCDGNNATTDSVNAEADSGMSEEDMLKAAMKMSLDTGGTKSAQQDK
- the ATXN3 gene encoding ataxin-3 isoform X2 encodes the protein MQLDEQERMRMAEGGLTTSEYRTFMQQPSGNMDDSGFFSIQVISNALRVWGLELILFNSPEYQTLDIDPINERAFICNYKEHWFTVRKLGKQWFNLNSLLTGPELISDTYLALFLAQLQQEGYSIFVVKGDLPDCEADQILQMIQVQQMQRPRLIGEDAALRDQSSQRRGPDMEGSQLYDESPMMDEDEENLRKALALSRQQIDMEDEEADLRRAIQLSMQGGHRTELTETSPPSVPQTSGTSKKESLTQEELRQRRQMYFEKQQQVKHEQCCDGNNATTDSVNAEADSGMSEEDMLKAAMKMSLDTGGTKSAQQDK